A region of Athene noctua chromosome 12, bAthNoc1.hap1.1, whole genome shotgun sequence DNA encodes the following proteins:
- the KLHL3 gene encoding kelch-like protein 3 isoform X1 translates to MEEESIKQSSRSSEAAEDEKDQRTVTVNPSHMRKAFKVMNELRSKRLLCDVVIVAETVEMEAHRVVLAACSPYFCAMFTGDMSESKAKKIEIKDVDGQTLRKLIDYIYTAEIEVTEENVQVLLPAASLLQLMDVRKNCCDFLQSQLHPTNCLGIRAFADVHACTELLQQANAYAEQHFPEVMLGEEFLSLSLDQVCSLISSDKLTVSSEEKVFEAVISWINYEKESRLEHMAKLMEHVRLPLLPRDYLVQTVEEEALIKNNNTCKDFLIEAMKYHLLPLDQRQLIKNPRTKPRTPVSLPKVMIVVGGQAPKAIRSVECYDFEEERWDQVAELPSRRCRAGVVFMAGNVYAVGGFNGSLRVRTVDVYDGVKDQWTSIASMQERRSTLGAAVLNDLLYAVGGFDGSTGLASVEAYSYKTNEWFFVAPMNTRRSSVGVGVVEGKLYAVGGYDGASRQCLSTVEQYNPATNEWTYVADMSTRRSGAGVGVLSGLLYATGGHDGPLVRKSVEVYDPGTNTWKQVADMNMCRRNAGVCAVNGLLYVVGGDDGSCNLASVEYYNPITDKWMLLPTSMSTGRSYAGVAVIHKPL, encoded by the exons GCCGAAACTGTGGAGATGGAAGCCCACCGCGTGGTCCTTGCGGCCTGCAGCCCTTATTTTTGTGCGATGTTTACAG GAGACATGTCTGAAAGTAAAGCCAAGAAGATTGAGATAAAAGACGTTGATGGGCAGACCCTGAGGAAGCTGATTGATTACATCTACACTGCTGAGATCGAGGTGACAGAAGAGAACGTGCAG GTTTTGTTACCAGCTGCTAGTTTACTGCAATTGATGGATGTTAGAAAAAACTGCTGTGACTTTCTTCAGTCCCAGCTGCATCCCACAAACTGCCTTGGAATCCGAGCTTTTGCTGATGTGCACGCGTGTACTGAACTGCTGCAGCAGGCAAATGCCTACGCAG AGCAGCACTTCCCTGAGGTGATGCTAGGAGAAGAATTTCTTAGCCTTAGTCTGGACCAGGTTTGCAGTTTAATATCAAGTGACAAGCTCACGGTCTCCTCTGAAGAAAAG GTCTTTGAAGCGGTTATTTCTTGGATAAATTATGAGAAGGAATCTCGTTTAGAGCACATGGCTAAACTGATGGAGCATGTTCGCCTACCCCTTTTGCCCAGAGATTATCTTGTACAG ACAGTTGAAGAAGAAGCTTTAATCAAGAATAACAACACCTGTAAAGACTTCCTTATCGAGGCCATGAAATATCATTTGCTTCCTCTGGATCAAAGGCAACTGATAAAGAATCCCAGAACAAAGCCAAGGACTCCTGTTAGTCTGCCAAAG GTGATGATTGTGGTGGGTGGGCAAGCGCCCAAAGCCATTCGCAGTGTGGAGTGCTATGATTTTGAGGAGGAGCGGTGGGATCAGGTTGCTGAGCTTCCCTCCCGGAGATGCAGAGCAG GTGTGGTATTTATGGCTGGCAATGTTTATGCTGTCGGGGGCTTTAACGGATCTTTGAGGGTACGGACGGTTGATGTGTACGATGGTGTGAAGGACCAGTGGACATCCATAGCCAGCATGCAGGAAAGACGAAGCACTTTAGGCGCAGCTGTGCTCAATGATCTCCTGTACGCAGTGGGCGGCTTTGATGGCAGCACTG GTCTGGCATCAGTTGAGGCCTATAGCTATAAAACCAATGAGTGGTTTTTTGTGGCTCCCATGAACACAAGAAGAAGCAGTGTTGGAGTCGGAGTTGTGGAGG GTAAGCTCTATGCCGTGGGGGGTTACGATGGAGCGTCCCGTCAGTGCCTTAGTACCGTCGAGCAGTATAACCCAGCCACGAACGAATGGACCTACGTAGCCGACATGAGCACTCGGCGCAGCGGTGCAG GGGTTGGTGTTCTCAGCGGGCTGCTGTACGCTACTGGGGGGCACGACGGTCCCTTAGTGAGGAAGAGTGTGGAAGTCTATGATCCAGGAACAAACACCTGGAAACAAGTAGCAGACATGAACATGTGTAGAAGAAATGCAG GTGTGTGTGCGGTGAATGGTCTCCTCTACGTGGTGGGAGGAGATGATGGCTCCTGCAATTTGGCTTCGGTGGAATACTACAACCCCATCACAGACAAGTGGATGTTACTACCGACCAGCATGAGCACGGGGAGAAGTTACGCAG GTGTGGCTGTGATTCACAAACCGTTGTGA
- the KLHL3 gene encoding kelch-like protein 3 isoform X2: MRKAFKVMNELRSKRLLCDVVIVAETVEMEAHRVVLAACSPYFCAMFTGDMSESKAKKIEIKDVDGQTLRKLIDYIYTAEIEVTEENVQVLLPAASLLQLMDVRKNCCDFLQSQLHPTNCLGIRAFADVHACTELLQQANAYAEQHFPEVMLGEEFLSLSLDQVCSLISSDKLTVSSEEKVFEAVISWINYEKESRLEHMAKLMEHVRLPLLPRDYLVQTVEEEALIKNNNTCKDFLIEAMKYHLLPLDQRQLIKNPRTKPRTPVSLPKVMIVVGGQAPKAIRSVECYDFEEERWDQVAELPSRRCRAGVVFMAGNVYAVGGFNGSLRVRTVDVYDGVKDQWTSIASMQERRSTLGAAVLNDLLYAVGGFDGSTGLASVEAYSYKTNEWFFVAPMNTRRSSVGVGVVEGKLYAVGGYDGASRQCLSTVEQYNPATNEWTYVADMSTRRSGAGVGVLSGLLYATGGHDGPLVRKSVEVYDPGTNTWKQVADMNMCRRNAGVCAVNGLLYVVGGDDGSCNLASVEYYNPITDKWMLLPTSMSTGRSYAGVAVIHKPL; this comes from the exons GCCGAAACTGTGGAGATGGAAGCCCACCGCGTGGTCCTTGCGGCCTGCAGCCCTTATTTTTGTGCGATGTTTACAG GAGACATGTCTGAAAGTAAAGCCAAGAAGATTGAGATAAAAGACGTTGATGGGCAGACCCTGAGGAAGCTGATTGATTACATCTACACTGCTGAGATCGAGGTGACAGAAGAGAACGTGCAG GTTTTGTTACCAGCTGCTAGTTTACTGCAATTGATGGATGTTAGAAAAAACTGCTGTGACTTTCTTCAGTCCCAGCTGCATCCCACAAACTGCCTTGGAATCCGAGCTTTTGCTGATGTGCACGCGTGTACTGAACTGCTGCAGCAGGCAAATGCCTACGCAG AGCAGCACTTCCCTGAGGTGATGCTAGGAGAAGAATTTCTTAGCCTTAGTCTGGACCAGGTTTGCAGTTTAATATCAAGTGACAAGCTCACGGTCTCCTCTGAAGAAAAG GTCTTTGAAGCGGTTATTTCTTGGATAAATTATGAGAAGGAATCTCGTTTAGAGCACATGGCTAAACTGATGGAGCATGTTCGCCTACCCCTTTTGCCCAGAGATTATCTTGTACAG ACAGTTGAAGAAGAAGCTTTAATCAAGAATAACAACACCTGTAAAGACTTCCTTATCGAGGCCATGAAATATCATTTGCTTCCTCTGGATCAAAGGCAACTGATAAAGAATCCCAGAACAAAGCCAAGGACTCCTGTTAGTCTGCCAAAG GTGATGATTGTGGTGGGTGGGCAAGCGCCCAAAGCCATTCGCAGTGTGGAGTGCTATGATTTTGAGGAGGAGCGGTGGGATCAGGTTGCTGAGCTTCCCTCCCGGAGATGCAGAGCAG GTGTGGTATTTATGGCTGGCAATGTTTATGCTGTCGGGGGCTTTAACGGATCTTTGAGGGTACGGACGGTTGATGTGTACGATGGTGTGAAGGACCAGTGGACATCCATAGCCAGCATGCAGGAAAGACGAAGCACTTTAGGCGCAGCTGTGCTCAATGATCTCCTGTACGCAGTGGGCGGCTTTGATGGCAGCACTG GTCTGGCATCAGTTGAGGCCTATAGCTATAAAACCAATGAGTGGTTTTTTGTGGCTCCCATGAACACAAGAAGAAGCAGTGTTGGAGTCGGAGTTGTGGAGG GTAAGCTCTATGCCGTGGGGGGTTACGATGGAGCGTCCCGTCAGTGCCTTAGTACCGTCGAGCAGTATAACCCAGCCACGAACGAATGGACCTACGTAGCCGACATGAGCACTCGGCGCAGCGGTGCAG GGGTTGGTGTTCTCAGCGGGCTGCTGTACGCTACTGGGGGGCACGACGGTCCCTTAGTGAGGAAGAGTGTGGAAGTCTATGATCCAGGAACAAACACCTGGAAACAAGTAGCAGACATGAACATGTGTAGAAGAAATGCAG GTGTGTGTGCGGTGAATGGTCTCCTCTACGTGGTGGGAGGAGATGATGGCTCCTGCAATTTGGCTTCGGTGGAATACTACAACCCCATCACAGACAAGTGGATGTTACTACCGACCAGCATGAGCACGGGGAGAAGTTACGCAG GTGTGGCTGTGATTCACAAACCGTTGTGA
- the KLHL3 gene encoding kelch-like protein 3 isoform X3, with the protein MSESKAKKIEIKDVDGQTLRKLIDYIYTAEIEVTEENVQVLLPAASLLQLMDVRKNCCDFLQSQLHPTNCLGIRAFADVHACTELLQQANAYAEQHFPEVMLGEEFLSLSLDQVCSLISSDKLTVSSEEKVFEAVISWINYEKESRLEHMAKLMEHVRLPLLPRDYLVQTVEEEALIKNNNTCKDFLIEAMKYHLLPLDQRQLIKNPRTKPRTPVSLPKVMIVVGGQAPKAIRSVECYDFEEERWDQVAELPSRRCRAGVVFMAGNVYAVGGFNGSLRVRTVDVYDGVKDQWTSIASMQERRSTLGAAVLNDLLYAVGGFDGSTGLASVEAYSYKTNEWFFVAPMNTRRSSVGVGVVEGKLYAVGGYDGASRQCLSTVEQYNPATNEWTYVADMSTRRSGAGVGVLSGLLYATGGHDGPLVRKSVEVYDPGTNTWKQVADMNMCRRNAGVCAVNGLLYVVGGDDGSCNLASVEYYNPITDKWMLLPTSMSTGRSYAGVAVIHKPL; encoded by the exons ATGTCTGAAAGTAAAGCCAAGAAGATTGAGATAAAAGACGTTGATGGGCAGACCCTGAGGAAGCTGATTGATTACATCTACACTGCTGAGATCGAGGTGACAGAAGAGAACGTGCAG GTTTTGTTACCAGCTGCTAGTTTACTGCAATTGATGGATGTTAGAAAAAACTGCTGTGACTTTCTTCAGTCCCAGCTGCATCCCACAAACTGCCTTGGAATCCGAGCTTTTGCTGATGTGCACGCGTGTACTGAACTGCTGCAGCAGGCAAATGCCTACGCAG AGCAGCACTTCCCTGAGGTGATGCTAGGAGAAGAATTTCTTAGCCTTAGTCTGGACCAGGTTTGCAGTTTAATATCAAGTGACAAGCTCACGGTCTCCTCTGAAGAAAAG GTCTTTGAAGCGGTTATTTCTTGGATAAATTATGAGAAGGAATCTCGTTTAGAGCACATGGCTAAACTGATGGAGCATGTTCGCCTACCCCTTTTGCCCAGAGATTATCTTGTACAG ACAGTTGAAGAAGAAGCTTTAATCAAGAATAACAACACCTGTAAAGACTTCCTTATCGAGGCCATGAAATATCATTTGCTTCCTCTGGATCAAAGGCAACTGATAAAGAATCCCAGAACAAAGCCAAGGACTCCTGTTAGTCTGCCAAAG GTGATGATTGTGGTGGGTGGGCAAGCGCCCAAAGCCATTCGCAGTGTGGAGTGCTATGATTTTGAGGAGGAGCGGTGGGATCAGGTTGCTGAGCTTCCCTCCCGGAGATGCAGAGCAG GTGTGGTATTTATGGCTGGCAATGTTTATGCTGTCGGGGGCTTTAACGGATCTTTGAGGGTACGGACGGTTGATGTGTACGATGGTGTGAAGGACCAGTGGACATCCATAGCCAGCATGCAGGAAAGACGAAGCACTTTAGGCGCAGCTGTGCTCAATGATCTCCTGTACGCAGTGGGCGGCTTTGATGGCAGCACTG GTCTGGCATCAGTTGAGGCCTATAGCTATAAAACCAATGAGTGGTTTTTTGTGGCTCCCATGAACACAAGAAGAAGCAGTGTTGGAGTCGGAGTTGTGGAGG GTAAGCTCTATGCCGTGGGGGGTTACGATGGAGCGTCCCGTCAGTGCCTTAGTACCGTCGAGCAGTATAACCCAGCCACGAACGAATGGACCTACGTAGCCGACATGAGCACTCGGCGCAGCGGTGCAG GGGTTGGTGTTCTCAGCGGGCTGCTGTACGCTACTGGGGGGCACGACGGTCCCTTAGTGAGGAAGAGTGTGGAAGTCTATGATCCAGGAACAAACACCTGGAAACAAGTAGCAGACATGAACATGTGTAGAAGAAATGCAG GTGTGTGTGCGGTGAATGGTCTCCTCTACGTGGTGGGAGGAGATGATGGCTCCTGCAATTTGGCTTCGGTGGAATACTACAACCCCATCACAGACAAGTGGATGTTACTACCGACCAGCATGAGCACGGGGAGAAGTTACGCAG GTGTGGCTGTGATTCACAAACCGTTGTGA